The Antarcticibacterium flavum genome contains the following window.
GTACATTTAATTTACCTATTGAACTCCCGGTAATTAGGCTTGTTCCCAGTAAGTCGTTTCTTCTCCACCAGCAAGGGCTTCTTTTTTGGCTCTTCCTGTTCCAGTAGTGCCTGGAGAATGCCAATTGTAGGTTTGGTTTGGTTCTTCTCAATCTCTTTCATAACAGCTATTACTGCATTGATCCTTTTCTTAATCAAATTTTCAATTGTCCTTGCCCTGGGCCCCAATTTTTCCTTTGGTGAAATTTCGTTGTAAAGGAAAAAATCCAGCATAGTTGACAAGGCTTCGGTATGGGTTTTAAAATGGCTTCTGGAAAATTCCTGAAACCTTGCTGCAGTTGTTTTTTTAAATCGAATATTTTTAAATGGTTCCATAAATTTTACTATTTGCCGCAAAAAATTGCTGTTTATTAGGGAGTTTAGGGACATTTGCCGCAAATCCTGTTTTTTGAATTTATACCTTATATTTTAATATATTGACAATCAACTACTTGAAATAGAAAAGGAATGCTTAACATCGCTCTGCGTGTTACCCTCTTGCTATTCCTTTTCCTTTCTTAAATCGAATTTAATTCAATGTCGAAAGGGTTTAAATTCAGTGGAGAATTTTAAGAAAAAATCTTGTGTAGAATTATTATATCTTTAAGGAAGAAGTAGTTTCTATAGGAAAAACTAAATCCCTTTGCCATCTACATTGTTTTGAAAAGACGTAGTTTTTGTAAACTATAGTGATTAAATAAATTTACTTTCCATATCCAAAGCGTTTTCCATTTTTTGATCAATCTATCTTTGGATTTGATAATTCCTTCATCAGCTTAATTTACTTCCCATAGAGCCATGGCTGTTACCATTTTTTGATGCCTTATAATTTGTGATTTAGAATTAGGATAGGCCGTAGGAGAGGAAAGATGCGGATCAAATTTTATCTTCAAGGCCGGCTAACTTCTAAATCACATTCTTTTGCTTCCCAAAAAATGGTTTTTCAGAGATGGTCTGGAGTGGAACTTTGCAGTGAAGTGACAGCCGGTGAATCTAATTTCGAATGGGAGTTCAGGCAAAGCGGACTTGTGTCTGAAATTTTCTCCGGGAGTGAAGCGCTCCGCTTTTTTTGCGGAAAAGCGAAACGGGAGGAAGAAATTCCAGCCATATGTCCAAGATCTCTCGACGAAGCTCTTTTCCTGAAGTGGAGTGAAGCGGAATGGAGGGAAATGTGCTGAGGGTTTACAACCAAATAAATCAATTAATCACCCAAGTTTTTTTAACCCATCTTCAACTTGTGCAGCAATCCATCTAATGGTCGACTTTTAGGAAAGAGTACACCATTTAATAAGCCCAACCGTACGAACCTTTCATCCCATTTCCTCTCTGGTCCTGTCAAAATCTCCGGTACCCCAATTTTGATTTATAAAATCTAAAGTAATTGCCCGCAATTGATTCAATTTATCTGGAAACTTGTTGTAGTTCATAGCAGGATAGGCGAGTTCCATCATCATAATCATAGCCCAAATTGGGAACCTCTGGAGTATACCAAATTTCTTTTAGACCTAAAGTTCCTACGTGGAAAACGTAAGTGTTGGAGAGGGGTCCTTCTTCAATATAAGAATCAGAAAAAAGATAAATAATTTCTATCCATTCTCCGTTCAATTTGCTTTTTTGTGTAACAGTACTGTCATTATAATTAAAAGTATGAAAAGTTTCCTCCTCAATTGTCTGAAGAATGATACCATTTCTTTCCCTATCATAAAAGGTGCTTTTAAATGTAAACACATTTTTCGATGTTGAATTCTTATTATTAGTCTTATAATTAGGTTGAGGTACAGCTGTTTCTCTGGTTTTAATCTGAGAGGGAGAAGAGTTATTTGGTGAGTTTAATTCCTCAATATTATTATGACTTCTTGTGCCGAAAAAAATTAGTGCTAAAATTCCTATTATTCCCAATATTAAACCGAAATCCCATTTTTTTCTTTCTTTTTTACTAACGGCTCTATTCTCCTTTGGTTTCTTTTCAGCTGGTTTTTTACTTTCTAAAAATAAGGACTCTGAAGAGTGATTCGAGGAATAAATTTTCCACTGGCGCGGTTGGGACTGTGTTTGAATAGCATTTAACTTTTTTTGTTCTAAAAGTGATTTCAAAAAACCTCTATCTCTTTCAAATTCGGTAATAAGCCTTTTATCCCATAGTAGCTTGTTTGCAGTACGAAGAGTAATAAATTTTTTTTGAGTTTCAGATAATTTTTCGTCCAAAGCAAATCGTATTTCTTCTAATCGGTCCATTATTTATAGTTGTAAATTTTAAAAATTTGAAAGAGTACTGGAAGATCCACTTATTACGCTTAGTTTAAATCTATAAAAATCATTTGGTTAGACCAAATAAGAGTTTATTAATCAAAGTTGAGTTTATATTTTTTAAGGTTCTCGACTAGAATGAAAAAAAATCCGGTAGGAATTATAGCAGCGATTTTTATTTGTAGCCAGTGAGAGAAAACATCTTTTGTATTTCTTAACATTTCAGTACTTTTACCCATACCCTACCCTTAATTATAATATACCCTAAATAAATGTTTGAACAAACCTTCAAGAACATAGATGATATCCTGTACAAAGATGCAGGAGCCGATAGTGAATTAGATTACATAGGCCAAACCTCCTGGGTGCTCTTCCTTAGATATTTAGATGAACTGGATAATGAAAAAGCCGATGAAGCTGCTTTAGAGGGGAAAGACTATGAATTTATCTTAGATGAAAAATACCGATGGTCTAATTGGGCAATGCCTAAGGATGTTAATGGTGAGTTAGATCATCATATCGCTATGACAGGTCCAGATCTTATAGCCTTCGTAAATAATGAGCTATTTCCTTATCTTGCTGGGTTTAAATTAAAGGCTAAAGACAATCCGAAAACCATTGAATATAAAATCGGGGAGATCTTCAGCGAGATCGGCAATAAAGTACAAAGCGGGTATAACTTACGGGAGATACTTTCTTTAGCTGATACTTTGCCATTTAAGTCTACTAAAGATAAGCACGAGCTAAGCCACCTGTATGAAACTAAGATTAAGAATATGGGGAATGCAGGAAGAAATGGTGGACAGTATTATACCCCACGTCCTCTAATCAGGTCAATGGTGCAGGTCACTAATCCAAAGATCGGGGAAACTGTTTATGATGCAGCAGTGGGCTCAGCAGGCTTCTTGTGTGAGGCTTATGAGTATATGTATGAGAAGATGGATAAAACCACTTTTAACCTCAAAACCTTGCAGGAAACTACCTTTTACGGAAAGGAGAAGAAGAATCTTGCCTATGTTATTGGTGTTATGAATATGATTTTACACGGCATCGAAGCTCCTAATATTATTCATATCAATACGCTAACGCAATCTATAAGAGATATACAGGAAGAGGACAGGTACGATGTAATCCTTGCTAATCCACCATTTGGGGGAAAAGAACGTAAAGAAGTACAACAAAACTTTGACATTAAAACAGGAGAGACGGCATTTCTGTTTTTACAACATTTTATAAAGAGCCTCAAAACGGGTGGAAGAGCAGCAATTGTTATAAAAAACACTTTTTTAAGCAACACCGATAATGCGTCTGTAAGCTTAAGAAAAAACCTTTTGGAAACCTGTAATCTGCATACGGTATTAGATATGCCTGGGGGAACTTTTTTAGGGGCAGGAGTTAAAACCGTTGTCTTATTCTTTAGAAAAGGCGAACCCACAAAAAGTATTTGGTATTACCAGCTTGATCCAGGCAGGAATATGGGTAAAACCAATCCTTTAAATGATAAGGACTTAAAGGAATTTGTTAACCTGCAACCTACCCAACCTGAAACCGAAAAATCCTGGAATCTGAAACTGGCAGATATAGATGAAACCAGCTATGATCTTTCAGTTAAAAACACAAATACTCCTGAAGAAGCACCTTTACGGGTTCCAGAAGAAATTTTACAGGAAATGAAAAGTTTGGATGCGGAAACCAATCAATTGCTAACTGAAATTGAGGAGTTAATATGAAAGAAGGTTGGGAAATAACTACCCTGGGAAATATTGGGAAGGTTTCTATGTGTAAAAGAATTTTCAAAAAAGAAACCTCCGCAACTGGGGAAATTCCATTTTATAAGATAGGAACATTCGGTAAACAGGCTAATTCTTATATAAGTCAAGCCCTCTATAAAGAATATAGAGAAAAATATCCTTTTCCAAAATTAGGGGATATTTTACTATCAGCGTCTGGTACTATAGGAAGAGGTGTTGTGTACGATGGGGAACCTGCATATTTCCAAGACTCCAATATTGTATGGATAGATAATGATCAAAAAAAAGTATTAAATGAATATCTGTATAAATTTTATGGTTATTGTAATTGGAATCCTTCAAAAGGAGCTACAATCTCCAGACTTTATAATGATGATCTAAAGAGAATCCAAATTCCAGTTCCACCACTCGAGGAGCAAAAACAAATCGTTCAAATCTTAGACCAGGCTTTTAAAAAATTAGATCGAGCCATTGCCAATATTGAGCAGAATATTAAAAATGCCGAGGAACTGTTTCAAGCTGAGCTTAATGAGGTTTTTAGTCACAAAGGGGAAGGTTGGGATGAAAAAACTTTGGGGGAGTTAGGAAAAGTTTCAATGTGTAAAAGGATATTAAAAAAGCAAACTACTACTGAAGGTGGAGTTCCATTTTATAAAATTGGAACTTTTGGCAAAGAGCCCAATGCATTTATCCCTGAAGAAATTTATAATGAATTTCGCAGTAAATATTCTTTCCCTAAGAAAGGAGATATTCTTATTTCCGCTTCGGGGACAATAGGTAGACGAGTCGTTTATGATGGAGAACCTGCATATTTTCAGGATTCAAATATTGTTTGGATTGATAATGATGAAAGTGAGGTATTAAATGAATTTTTATATGAGTTTTATGGTGTATGTAATTGGAATCCTTCGAAAGGTGCTACAATTGCTAGGTTGTATAATGATGATTTAAGAAGAATAAAAATATCCTATCCTCCAATAGAAAAGCAAAAAGCTATTGTTCCAGCAATTAGAGAATTGAAGAAAAAAACGAAAAACATAGCGGACCAATACAGGATGAAACAGAAAAATCTTGAAGAATTGAAAAAGTCCTTATTGGAAAAAGGTTTTAAAGGGGAGTTGATTAAAGAGGAGGTGACGTATGAAGATTAAGCATCAGGAAATAGTAGTGCCAAACGATGGCACAGATCCTTTTATAAATTGCAAATTAGACCGTAGAGATTATGCAAATATTTTAACAGATATTGTTTCCACCTACGCTGATGGGTTTGTTATGGCTCTTAATAATGAATGGGGTGCTGGAAAAACCACTTTTGTAAAAATGTGGAGACAAAGCCTTAAAAATGAAGGTTACAAAACTCTTTATTATAATGCCTGGGAAAATGATTTTGAAAAGGATGTTTTAGTAGCGTTAATTTCAGAATTGGAGGAATTAAAAGATGCTGATAAATTAGCTAATCCCGAGGCTGTTGAGAATGCTTATAAAAGTGTCGTAAAAAAGGCAGCTTTACTTACCAAAAAAGTTGGGCCAGGAATTATTAGAGCAGCATTTAAGAAATATGCAGATACCGACAGTGAGGATTTATTAAAAATAATAGAAGGAACGTCAGAAGTAGCTTTAGAAACTCTAGAGGCAGAAATCACCTCATATACTAAAAGAAAGGAGGGATTAAAAGAATTTAGGGGAAGCCTAGAACTACTAGTTAAGAATGTCACTTCAAAAAAACCTGTAGTTTTTTTTATTGATGAATTGGATCGCTGCAGACCAACCTATTCTGTTGAGGTTTTAGAAACAGTAAAACACTTATTCAGTGTTCCAGGAATTGTATTTGTGCTTTCTATTGATAAGGAGCAATTGGGTCACGCAGTAAAAGGAGTTTATGGCAGTGAAGGTTTGAATTCCGATGAATATCTACGGCGTTTTATAGATGTTGAATATAACTTACCAAAGCCAGATTCCAGGCAAGTGAGTGAATATTTATATCAGTATTTTGGCTTCGCACAATTTATAGAGGAAACCAATCGAATTGGTTCAAGTTCCTTTCGGGATGATAAAATAAACTTCATCAATTTTGCAGCTCTTCTATTTCATAGTGAAAAAATTAATTTCCGTCAAGCAGAGAAAATATTTGCAATTGCTAGAGTGGCTTTGAAAACCTTCAAGCAAAACAATTTTATATTCCCTGACTTACTAATCTTTTTAATCTTCCTAAAAGTATTAAATCCAAAAGTCTATCTTGGAATTTTAAATAAAACATATACCGTTCAAGAGCTGATAGATGAAATAGATCGTTTTCTAATTGGAATGGCATCATCTGATGATGGTAAATATTTTGGTTTTGCCATAGTTGTGCAACTAGCTCATTATTACCATAATTTTAAAGTAGACGGGATATATTCTACTCAGCAGATTTCATTTAATAGGGAAGATAAAGGAATTCAGGATAAAATTTTCATTACTTCTAAATTGGAATCATCGGACGCTAATAAAGATCTAAAGAGAATAAATGCAAATGGCTGGGCTCACAATCCTAATAGAGTGAAGATTGATTATTTGATGAATAAAATTGATCTACTTGATCCAGTAATTTTTTAAATTATGAACGAAGCCCAAACTGAACACGATTATATAGATCCCGCATTAAAAGACGCAGGTTGGGGAGTTGTAGAAGGAAGTTTTATTAAAAAACAATTTCCTATAACCCAGGGAAGATTGTTGGGCAACGGGAGAAGGCAAATGCCTTTAAAAGCAGATTATGTACTGCAATATAAAAACAGGAATTTAGCTGTTATAGAAGCCAAGGCGGCTGATAAATATTATACATCTGGTCTTGCACAAGCAAAAGAATATGCTGAGCGATTACAAGTTAGATTCACCTATGCTACCAATGGTTTAAAAATTTATAAAGTAGATTTAGAGGAGGGTATAGAAAATGACGTACCTAAATATCCTACTCCTCAGGAACTTTATGATTTAACTTTTTCCCAGACAATAGAATGGAGAGAGCGACTTTTTGAAATACCTTTTGAAGATAGAAGTGGAACTTGGCAACCAAGATATTATCAAAATAACGCAATTACAAAAGCTTTAGAGGCTATAGCGGTTAAAAGAAAGCGAATTCTACTAACTCTTGCTACTGGTACAGGAAAAACAGCCATAAGTTTTCAAATAGCCTGGAAGTTGTTTCACGCTAAATGGAATCTTTCGGCAATAGATAGTCGAAATTACCATTCCAGAAGTCCACGCATTTTATTTCTAGCAGATAGAAATATTTTGGCAGATCAGGCTTTTAATTCTTTTAGCGCTTTTGAAGAAGATGCACTGGTACGAATTAAGCCTTCAGAAATAAAGAAAAAAGGTAGTGTCCCTAAAAACGGGAGCATCTTTTTCACCATTTTTCAAACTTTTATGAGTGGCCCTGGCGACACACCATATTTTGGAGAGTATCCTAAGGATTACTTTGATTTTATAATTATTGATGAGTGTCACAGGGGAGGAGCTAATGACGAAAGTTCCTGGAGGGCAATTATGGATTACTTTAAGCCAGCAGTACAATTAGGTTTAACCGCTACTCCTAAAAGAGATGTAAACGGAGATACTTATGACTATTTTGGGGAACCCGTATATGAATATAGTCTAAAGGAGGGGATTAACGATGGATTTCTTACACCCTTTAAAGTAAAAGAGTTCAGCACAACGATAGATGAATATACTTATGATCCAGAGGATGATGTAGAAGGAGAAATCCAACCTGATAGAACCTATAAGGAGCCTGACTTTAACCGTTCCATTGCAATGGAAGCCAGGGAAAATTATAGGGTAAAACTATTTATGGATCTGGTGAATGAAAATCAGAAAACTTTAATATTCTGTGCTACACAGGATCACGCAGCCCAGATAAGGGATATGATCAACCAGTACAGCAGTAGTAAAAATCCTTTATACTGTTGTAGAGTTACAGCCGATGATGGCGGAATTGGAGAACAGTATCTAAGGGATTTCCAAGATAATGAAAAATTGATTCCTACTATGCTTACAACTAGTCAGAAATTAAGCACTGGTGTAGACGCTCCTGAAATAAGAAATATCGTCCTGCTGAGATCGATTAATTCTATGGTAGAATTTAAACAAATTGTAGGTCGAGGAACCAGACTTTTTAGGGGCAAGGACTATTTTACCATTTATGATTTTGTAAAAGCACATAAACATTTCAAAGACCCAGAATGGGATGGTCCCCCATTGCCACCTGAAGTGATAGAGCCAAGACCTAAAAAGCCTTGTTTTGAATGTGGTGAATTTACCTGTGTTTGCGAAAAAGTTCCACCAGATCCTTGTCATATATGTGGATATGCACCGTGTAGGTGTAATAAGGTGAATAATGTTGTTAAGGTTAAATTATCAGATAGGAAAGTACGGGAATTGGATTCAATGGTGAAAACCAGTTTTTGGGATCCTGATGGGAAGCCAATTTCTGCTGAGACATTTATAAATAGGCTTTTTGGCGATATTTCAGGATTATTTAAATCAGAAGAAGAGTTAAGAAAAATTTGGAGCACTCCTTCTACAAGAAAAAAGCTCTTAGAGGAGATGGAAGACAAAGGATATTCTGAAGCGCAACTGGAAGATTTGAGAAAAGTAGTTCACGGGGAAGACAGCGACCTTTTTGATGTGCTGTCCTATATAGCCTACCATAAAGATTTGGTTCCTAGAATAAAAAGGGCTGAGAATGCCAAGGTTCATTTAACCTCATATTCCTCGGAACAGCAGGATTTCTTGAATTTTGTTCTAAGGCAGTATGTTGAAGCAGGAGTTGGTGAATTGGATGAAAGCAAAATTAAGGATCTGCTTGTTCTGAAATACAAAGCAATTGCAGATGCGAAAATTAAATTAGGCGATATACCTTCCATACGACAAACTTTTATAGCATTTCAGCAGCATCTATATAGACAATCAAACACTGCGTAAGTCAAATGAAAAAAGGAAAAAAATTTAGCTCAAAGGTGATTAATAAAATCCAATAGAATGAAGCAAGAAAACAAAACCTGTTTTATAGTTACGCCCATTGGTGAAGTTTCCAGTGCAGAAAGGAGAAATACTGATGGTTTAATCTCCTCTGTTTTAAAGCCGGTACTGCAGGAAGATTTTAATTTTAAGGATGTAGAAGCTGCCCACGAAATCAATTCTTCGGGATCAATAAATAACCAGATAATGAAAAGAATTTTATATGATGATTTGGTTATTGCCAATCTAACAGGCGTAAATCCTAATGTAATGTATGAATTAGCAGTGAGGCATGCTACAATGAAGCCTATAATTCATATATGTGAGAATGGTACGAAATTGCCCTTCGATATAATTGATCAAAGAACAATATTTTATTTTAACGATATGTTAGGAGTGAAAGAGT
Protein-coding sequences here:
- a CDS encoding KAP family P-loop NTPase fold protein; its protein translation is MKIKHQEIVVPNDGTDPFINCKLDRRDYANILTDIVSTYADGFVMALNNEWGAGKTTFVKMWRQSLKNEGYKTLYYNAWENDFEKDVLVALISELEELKDADKLANPEAVENAYKSVVKKAALLTKKVGPGIIRAAFKKYADTDSEDLLKIIEGTSEVALETLEAEITSYTKRKEGLKEFRGSLELLVKNVTSKKPVVFFIDELDRCRPTYSVEVLETVKHLFSVPGIVFVLSIDKEQLGHAVKGVYGSEGLNSDEYLRRFIDVEYNLPKPDSRQVSEYLYQYFGFAQFIEETNRIGSSSFRDDKINFINFAALLFHSEKINFRQAEKIFAIARVALKTFKQNNFIFPDLLIFLIFLKVLNPKVYLGILNKTYTVQELIDEIDRFLIGMASSDDGKYFGFAIVVQLAHYYHNFKVDGIYSTQQISFNREDKGIQDKIFITSKLESSDANKDLKRINANGWAHNPNRVKIDYLMNKIDLLDPVIF
- a CDS encoding BfmA/BtgA family mobilization protein; this encodes MEPFKNIRFKKTTAARFQEFSRSHFKTHTEALSTMLDFFLYNEISPKEKLGPRARTIENLIKKRINAVIAVMKEIEKNQTKPTIGILQALLEQEEPKKKPLLVEKKRLTGNKPNYREFNR
- the hsdR gene encoding EcoAI/FtnUII family type I restriction enzme subunit R, which codes for MNEAQTEHDYIDPALKDAGWGVVEGSFIKKQFPITQGRLLGNGRRQMPLKADYVLQYKNRNLAVIEAKAADKYYTSGLAQAKEYAERLQVRFTYATNGLKIYKVDLEEGIENDVPKYPTPQELYDLTFSQTIEWRERLFEIPFEDRSGTWQPRYYQNNAITKALEAIAVKRKRILLTLATGTGKTAISFQIAWKLFHAKWNLSAIDSRNYHSRSPRILFLADRNILADQAFNSFSAFEEDALVRIKPSEIKKKGSVPKNGSIFFTIFQTFMSGPGDTPYFGEYPKDYFDFIIIDECHRGGANDESSWRAIMDYFKPAVQLGLTATPKRDVNGDTYDYFGEPVYEYSLKEGINDGFLTPFKVKEFSTTIDEYTYDPEDDVEGEIQPDRTYKEPDFNRSIAMEARENYRVKLFMDLVNENQKTLIFCATQDHAAQIRDMINQYSSSKNPLYCCRVTADDGGIGEQYLRDFQDNEKLIPTMLTTSQKLSTGVDAPEIRNIVLLRSINSMVEFKQIVGRGTRLFRGKDYFTIYDFVKAHKHFKDPEWDGPPLPPEVIEPRPKKPCFECGEFTCVCEKVPPDPCHICGYAPCRCNKVNNVVKVKLSDRKVRELDSMVKTSFWDPDGKPISAETFINRLFGDISGLFKSEEELRKIWSTPSTRKKLLEEMEDKGYSEAQLEDLRKVVHGEDSDLFDVLSYIAYHKDLVPRIKRAENAKVHLTSYSSEQQDFLNFVLRQYVEAGVGELDESKIKDLLVLKYKAIADAKIKLGDIPSIRQTFIAFQQHLYRQSNTA
- a CDS encoding restriction endonuclease subunit S, with translation MKEGWEITTLGNIGKVSMCKRIFKKETSATGEIPFYKIGTFGKQANSYISQALYKEYREKYPFPKLGDILLSASGTIGRGVVYDGEPAYFQDSNIVWIDNDQKKVLNEYLYKFYGYCNWNPSKGATISRLYNDDLKRIQIPVPPLEEQKQIVQILDQAFKKLDRAIANIEQNIKNAEELFQAELNEVFSHKGEGWDEKTLGELGKVSMCKRILKKQTTTEGGVPFYKIGTFGKEPNAFIPEEIYNEFRSKYSFPKKGDILISASGTIGRRVVYDGEPAYFQDSNIVWIDNDESEVLNEFLYEFYGVCNWNPSKGATIARLYNDDLRRIKISYPPIEKQKAIVPAIRELKKKTKNIADQYRMKQKNLEELKKSLLEKGFKGELIKEEVTYED
- a CDS encoding class I SAM-dependent DNA methyltransferase gives rise to the protein MFEQTFKNIDDILYKDAGADSELDYIGQTSWVLFLRYLDELDNEKADEAALEGKDYEFILDEKYRWSNWAMPKDVNGELDHHIAMTGPDLIAFVNNELFPYLAGFKLKAKDNPKTIEYKIGEIFSEIGNKVQSGYNLREILSLADTLPFKSTKDKHELSHLYETKIKNMGNAGRNGGQYYTPRPLIRSMVQVTNPKIGETVYDAAVGSAGFLCEAYEYMYEKMDKTTFNLKTLQETTFYGKEKKNLAYVIGVMNMILHGIEAPNIIHINTLTQSIRDIQEEDRYDVILANPPFGGKERKEVQQNFDIKTGETAFLFLQHFIKSLKTGGRAAIVIKNTFLSNTDNASVSLRKNLLETCNLHTVLDMPGGTFLGAGVKTVVLFFRKGEPTKSIWYYQLDPGRNMGKTNPLNDKDLKEFVNLQPTQPETEKSWNLKLADIDETSYDLSVKNTNTPEEAPLRVPEEILQEMKSLDAETNQLLTEIEELI